The window AGTGAGCCCCGAGGGGTAGATGAGCACATGACCGGCCAGGATCACCAGCTCCAGCGCCGTTGCTCTGACCAGGGCGGAGGAGAGCCAGGCAGGGCGCGGGCACAGCCTGGGTGACAGTTGGGGTAGGAAGGACAGGACCTTCATCGGCCGACCTCCTGCACTGGCATGCGGGGGAGGCGGCTCCGTGCCCCGCACGCCCTCACGGGGACCGCGGCCGAGTGACCCGGCGGCCGTGTGACGGGCCGGAGCCGGGGGCCGCACCACCGTGCCGTGCGGCTGACGGCGCGGTGGTGCGGCGACCTCGAAGCGGCTCCCCCGGCGCCGTGCCCCGCGCGGCCCGTGAGCCACTCGATGCGCGGAACGGCGCCTGGCGAACATGTCCCATGTGTGATTTCCCCCTCCCGGTCCACCGCGAAACGACGCCGTGCGGGATGCTGTGGATAACGTTCGTTCACATCCCCGGCCCTTCAGGCACGGGAGACGCATGTGGAGGCAGTGATGGGTGTGACCGGTCCGATCCGTGTGGTGGTTGCCAAGCCGGGCCTCGACGGCCATGACCGAGGCGCCAAGGTGATCGCGCGTGCCCTGCGGGACGCGGGCATGGAGGTCATCTACACGGGGCTCCACCAGACCCCCGAGCAGATCGTGGACACGGCGATCCAGGAGGACGCCGACGCCATCGGGCTCTCGATCCTCTCGGGTGCGCACAACACGCTCTTCGCCAAGGTCATCGAGCTGCTGAGGGAACGCGACGCCGAGGACATCAAGGTGTTCGGCGGCGGAATCATCCCCGAGGCGGACATCGCGCCGCTGAAGGAGCAGGGCGTCGCGGAGATCTTCACGCCCGGTGCGACGACGACCTCGATCGTCGACTGGGTGAACGCCCACGTCCGCCAGCCCGCGGAGGCCTGACCTCGGAGGGCGGCCCCGCGGGGGCGTGACCGGCGCGGCCGGGCCATGAGGGGCGGCGGCGCTTCGCGGGGACGGGGACGGGGGCGGGGTCATTCGCGGGGGCGGGGGCAGGTCTGCGGACGGCGTGCCGTGCGGACGGGGGCAGGTCTGCGGACGGTGTGTCGTGCGGACGGGAGAAGGTCGTGCGGACGGTGCGTCGTGGGATGGGGCGGCCCACGGGACCGGACCGCGGTGACCATGGCCGGATCGTGGTGACCGTGGCCGGCTCGTGCGAGGGAGTTCCGTGGTGTGCTGCGACTCCTGGAGCCTCCTGGGCGTGCCCGGTTCCGCTCCGGGCGTTCCGTTGGGCCCGGCCGGAGAGTTCAGTCCGCGCCCGGGGCGAGCTCGGCGTCCATGGCCGCGCGCAGGCG is drawn from Streptomyces sp. NBC_00178 and contains these coding sequences:
- a CDS encoding cobalamin B12-binding domain-containing protein, which encodes MGVTGPIRVVVAKPGLDGHDRGAKVIARALRDAGMEVIYTGLHQTPEQIVDTAIQEDADAIGLSILSGAHNTLFAKVIELLRERDAEDIKVFGGGIIPEADIAPLKEQGVAEIFTPGATTTSIVDWVNAHVRQPAEA